A part of Syngnathus acus chromosome 20, fSynAcu1.2, whole genome shotgun sequence genomic DNA contains:
- the trpa1b gene encoding transient receptor potential cation channel subfamily A member 1b, whose product MNFGREVARQTSCYTYVIDEDPALAHVNIFELAEKGDRALLQSLVRKNPEVLSEKDEKGAGPIHHAAAGGHIAIIQFISGVLGPEVLNSCDECGDVPLHWAVDKNQAESCRVLMDLRADPNVLNAALLSPLHLAISLEHNGLVELLLSYGRVDYNQPGDLGNTPIMMACSLNNCQALNLLLKHGARLCQQNKLGHFAVHAAAFAGAKKVLEHVLKAGEELGYLGANHINYLDKSNSSPLHLAVRGGNVETIRFCIDMGANIDQKQHDKSTPLHLACTQGATEVVKMMLCAHGRVEDIINLADGACQTPLHKATIFDHVDLAGYLISLGADVNAVDCKGNSPLLLATSNGAWRTVALLLSKGANVNLTDRFGCNFLHLAILQPKGLKNVPEDVLQRSSMKALLSCEDNEGCTPLHYACRLGIHNSVRNMLGLSGQLGLACKSKDKKSALHFAAQYGRINTCHRLLETITDSRLLNEGDERGLTPLHLASRGGHTQVVGLLLRKGALFHSDYKGWTCLHHAASEGYTQTMDIILSANVKLLDKTDEDGNTALHIAARMGHVAAVMVMVNRGAEFALNKNDTSFLHEALQHGKQDVVNAVIDSERRVEALIKFKIGGSQRCAIMDMIEYVPETYKHLLDCSVRESEDDHNSPEFHIEYDFRWLQAPLEMQKTGDKSNRPQPLAALNAMVKYNQLGLLNHPVSKKYLSMKWVAYGSKAHILNMFMYLLGLLPLTHLIVTLRPSVNITETGERKITMVPVSFTEQSLFLSFCMVMVLVMNIYSILKEVLQMIQQRWDYLKDYSNQADWFSAVNSLLFVIPLMLNTSDSWYWQAGALAVSSSWFGFLLYLQRFEHIGIFVVMFGEICRTLFRTVLLFFYLLLAFALAFYVLLLDQKEFDNLPLSMMQTFVMMVGELNYQNNFLSAYLNNELPFSGLTYFTFVSFVLMMPIVLINLLIGLAVGDIAEVQRNAAMKRIAMQIDLHTALEDKLPYWFIKRADKRSVIIYPNRKCSKHFIMQLFGGSAPANDEWKRTQVASQKCSGLETEVKKQKSRLKEMSGMLEKQHNLLKLIIQKMEITSEADEYDGPVNVPGATWKQACLPKRPTSMSRWVPLIKAIESKPK is encoded by the exons ATGAACTTTGGCAGGGAGGTGGCCAGGCAGACGAGTTGTTATACGTACGTGATAGATGAGGATCCAGCCCTGGCGCATGTAAATATATTCGAG TTGGCCGAGAAGGGTGACCGGGCCCTGCTGCAGAGCCTGGTGAGAAAAAATCCAGAGGTCCTAAGTGAGAAAGATGAAAAGGGCGCCGGCCCCATTCATCACGCTGCCGCGGGAGGTCACATCGCCATCATCCAGTTCATCAGCGGCGTCCTGGGCCCGGAAG TTCTGAATAGCTGCGATGAGTGCGGTGATGTGCCCCTCCACTGGGCCGTGGATAAGAACCAGGCGGAGAGCTGCCGGGTTCTGATGGACTTGCGGGCCGACCCCAATGTCCTCAACGCGGCGCTGCTGTCGCCCTTGCACTTGGCCATCAGTCTGGAACACAACGGGCTGGTGGAG CTGCTGCTCTCCTACGGCAGGGTGGACTACAACCAGCCGGGGGACCTCGGTAACACCCCCATCATGATGGCCTGCTCGCTCAATAACTGCCAAGCTCTCAACTTGTTG CTAAAGCACGGAGCGCGCCTGTGCCAGCAGAACAAACTGGGACACTTTGCGGTGCACGCGGCAGCCTTCgctggtgcaaaaaaggtctTGGAACACGTTCTGAAGGCCG GGGAGGAGCTGGGCTACTTGGGTGCAAACCATATTAACTATCTGGACAAATCCAATAGCTCGCCTCTGCATCTGGCCGTGCGGGGCGGCAATGTGGAGACTATTCGATTCTGTATCGACATGGGAGCCAACATTGATCAGAAGCAG CATGACAAGTCGACGCCGCTGCACCTGGCGTGCACACAAGGCGCCACCGAGGTGGTCAAAATGATGCTGTGCGCTCACGGCCGAGTGGAGGACATCATTAACCTGGCCGATGGAGCTTGTCAGACGCCGCTGCACAA AGCGACCATATTCGACCACGTCGACTTAGCCGGCTACCTCATATCCTTG ggtgCGGATGTCAACGCCGTTGACTGCAAAGGCAACTCACCCTTGCTACTAGCGACCAGTAACGGCGCGTGGAGAACCGTGGCGCTGCTCCTGTCCAAAG GGGCCAATGTCAACCTAACAGACAGATTTGGCTGTAACTTTCTTCATCTGGCCATCTTGCAACCCAAGGGGCTGAAGAATGTACCGGAAGATGTGCTGCAG CGCAGCAGCATGAAAGCGTTGCTGAGCTGCGAGGACAACGAGGGCTGCACGCCGCTGCACTACGCCTGCCGGCTGGGAATCCACAACTCGGTGCGCAACATGTTGGGCCTCTCGGGCCAGCTGGGCCTGGCGTGCAAGTCCAAGGACAAGAAGTCTGCCCTGCACTTTGCTGCTCA GTACGGCCGTATCAACACATGTCACCGGCTGCTggagaccatcacggactcgCGCTTGCTCAACGAAGGCGATGAGCGGGGCCTGACGCCGCTTCATTTGGCGTCCAGAGGGGGGCACACGCAGGTGGTGGGGCTCTTGTTGCGCAAAGGGGCCCTATTTCACAG TGACTACAAGGGCTGGACGTGTCTCCACCACGCCGCCTCGGAGGGATACACGCAAACTATGGACATCATATTATCCGCCAATGTGAAACTGCTGGATAAAACGGATGAAGACGGG AACACTGCCCTCCACATCGCGGCGAGGATGGGCCACGTGGCGGCAGTCATGGTCATGGTGAACCGGGGGGCGGAGTTTGCGTTGAACAAGAACGACACCTCGTTCCTACACGAAGCGTTGCAGCACGGGAAGCAGGACGTGGTCAATGCCGTCATTGACAGTGAGAG ACGTGTGGAAGCGTTGATAAAGTTTAAAATCGGGGGATCCCAGCGTTGCGCCATCATGGACATGATTGAATACGTTCCAGAGACTTATAAG CACCTGTTGGATTGCAGCGTGAGGGAGTCGGAGGACGATCACAACAGTCCGGAGTTTCAC ATTGAATACGATTTCAGGTGGTTGCAAGCGCCACTGGAAATGCAGAAGACAGGGGACAAGTCCAACCGGCCGCAACCGCTAGCCGCGCTCAAC GCAATGGTGAAGTACAACCAGTTGGGTCTGCTCAACCACCCTGTCAGCAAAAAGTACCTTTCCATGAAGTG GGTGGCGTACGGGAGCAAGGCGCATATTCTCAACATGTTCATGTACCTGCTGGGCCTGCTGCCGCTGACGCACCTCATTGTGACCTTGAGGCCCAGCGTGAACATCACCGAGACGGGAGAGCGCAAGATCACCATGGTGCCTGTCTCTTTCACAGAG CAAAGTCTGTTCCTGTCCTTCTGCATGGTGATGGTCCTCGTCATGAATATCTACTCCATACTGAAGGAAGTCCTTCAGATGATACAGCAG CGTTGGGACTACCTAAAAGACTACTCCAACCAAGCCGACTGGTTCTCGGCCGTCAACTCGCTTCTGTTCGTCATCCCGCTCATGCTCAACACGTCCGATTCGTGGTACTGGCAAGCGGGCGCCCTGGCCGTCTCCAGCTCTTGGTTCGGATTCCTCCTGTATCTCCAGAG GTTCGAGCACATCGGCATCTTTGTGGTGATGTTTGGCGAGATCTGCAGGACGCTCTTTCGCACCGTGCTGCTGTTCTTCTATCTCCTGTTGGCGTTCGCCTTGGCCTTCTATGTGCTACTGCTTGACCAG AAAGAGTTTGACAACCTGCCGCTATCCATGATGCAAACGTTTGTCATGATGGTCGGTGAACTGAATTACCAGAACAACTTCCTGAGCGCATATCTCAACAACGAACTTCCATTCAGCGGCTTGACGTACTTCACTTTTGTCTCCTTTGTTCTCATGATGCCCATTGTCCTCATCAACTTACTA ATTGGTTTAGCCGTTGGAGACATTGCGGAAGTGCAAAGAAATGCTGCCATGAAAAGAATAGCCATGCAG ATTGATCTCCACACTGCCTTGGAAGACAAGCTGCCCTACTGGTTCATCAAACGAGCAGACAAACGGTCCGTCATCATCTACCCCAACCGCAAGTGCTCCAAG cacttcatcatgcAGTTATTTGGAGGCAGCGCGCCGGCCAACGACGAGTGGAAGCGGACTCAGGTGGCGTCGCAAAAATGCTCCGGGCTGGAGACCGaggtcaaaaaacaaaagagcag GCTGAAGGAGATGTCTGGCATGCTGGAGAAGCAGCACAACCTCCTCAAACTCATCATCCAGAAGATGGAGATTACTTCTGAGGCGGACGAGTACGACGGCCCCGTCAATGTTCCGGGCGCCACATGGAAGCAGGCGTGTCTGCCCAAACGCCCCACCAGCATGTCCCGCTGGGTTCCGCTTATTAAGGCCATAGAGTCCAAGCCCAAATGA
- the LOC119139557 gene encoding musculin has protein sequence MSAGWAEEDRGVEHCGKESHRDAANARERARMRVLSNAFFRLKTTLPWVPPDTKLSKLDTLRLASSYISHLRRQLQDHPLHDSPLDDEFVKSSSLTWPFGTTGHSEDEHSHSKSTMRLCGAA, from the exons ATGTCAGCCGGCTGGGCCGAAGAGGACAGAGGAGTGGAGCACTGTGGGAAAGAGTCGCACAGGGACGCGGCCAACGCCCGCGAAAGGGCTAGGATGAGGGTGCTGAGCAATGCCTTCTTCAGGCTGAAGACCACCCTGCCCTGGGTGCCCCCCGATACCAAGCTGTCCAAGCTGGACACACTGCGGCTGGCCTCCAGCTACATCTCGCATCTCAGGCGACAGCTCCAAGACCACCCGCTGCATGACAGCCCGCTGGATGACGAATTTGTCAAGTCCTCCAGTCTG ACCTGGCCATTTGGGACGACGGGACACTCTGAGGACGAGCACTCTCATTCCAAGAGCACAATGAGACTTTGTGGCGCAGCCTGA